CTGGGCAGCCTCGGTGAGGAGCCGGTTGGTATTTCCTTCTATGGCGTTTTCCAACTCCGCCATGAAGGTTTTCCGATCCAGTCCCTGGGCCAGGGGGGGCAGAAATTCGATGATGATCGTGCCCGGCTTTTTGGCGAACGAACGCCGCCCCCAAAACAGGCCTGAATTCAGGGCGACGGGAACGACCGGCACATCGGCCTGTTTGTAAATGGCTGCGACACCGGGGTGGTAAGGCAGTTTCTCGCCGGGATGGCTGCGGGTGCCTTCGGGGAAGATGACCAGCGGACGACCGGTTTCGATCACCGCGCGGCTGTCACGAACCATCTGTTTCAGGGTCGAAGCGCCACCGTCCCGGTCAATGGCGACCATGCCGCCCTTCTTAAGCATCCAGCCGTAAAAGGGGATTTTCAGCAATTGTTTCTTCAATACATAAGAAGGATCATTGAGCAGCATGAAAAAGATCCCGGTATCCCAGGCCGACTGATGTTTGGAAACAACCAGAGCCGGACCGGCCGGAATATTCTCGCGGCCACGCACTTCAATGCGCAGGCCGACAACGACTTTCAGAATCGCCATGGTCAGCACCATCCAATAGCGAAAACCATGACTGAGAACGGTCCGCGGCAACGGCAAGCTGAGCACCATGATGATGCAGAACAGGCTGGAAATTCCGAAAAACAGGATGTTGAAAATGACAGAACGGATAAAAATCATCAACCTGTGACCTTCCCCGCCGTCAGTTTTTCCCAAGCCTGACGAAGCCAGGCGAACATGAATTTATTATATTCCCGAGCGATCAACCCCATCGTCCCGGGCCATGCCCACCAGCGTTCGACCTTGACGTGTTCGGGGAAAACCGGGTGGGCGATAATGTCGATACCGGGCATGGCGTGATGAAATTCCAGCAAACTGCGTGGCATGTGATAGGACGCGGTAACGAGTCGCATGGATTTGTACCCCTCGGCTTTGATCCAAAGCGCCGTTTCCGTCGCGTTGCCTGTTGTATTGACGGCCGTGCCAATACCGATACGGGCTTCAAGTTCCTGCGGATTATGCTGGAATAACCTGAACAGGGTCTTCACATCGACGCCCTGATAAACCCCCGAAATAAACAGCCGTTCTGCCATATTCTGCTGAAGCAAATTCAACCCTTCTTCAAGACGCCCGCTTCCACCGGTAAGAACGACGATGGAATCGGTTTGTCGCCCTGGTTCTTCAACGGCAAGCGGGATCGAATCAGCATATCGAACCATTCCGGCGATCCACAGCAGACCGACACCAACCACAAGTTCGGCCAGCCGCCTGATCAGGCGTCCACCGCGTCGTTGTGACTGAAATCCAGCCATTTTTGTGCCCCGCCCCCATTCGATAAAACTACAACATCCTGGCTAGTGTTCTCATCACCGTCAGCCGCGCCGATATCATGGCGATCAGGGCGACAACCACAGGCAGGCCGCCCAGTACAGCCCAATGACCCGGCCCGAGTGAAAACGCGGGCAACAATCCCGCCTGTAGGGATCGGGCCAAGGTACCGATTCCCCAAATCGTCGGCAACGCCAGCAACAATCCGAAAATACCACCGCGCAATCCCAGCATCAAGGCGCGGCTGGCGAACTGGCGGGCGATGTATGAATCCTGGGCGCCGATCAGATGCAGCACCTCTATGGCCTCGTGATGGATGGCAAGCCCGGTACGGGTGGCGAAGATGACCGTCGCGATGGTCGCCAGGACGATGAACACAAGCACCGCCAGGGCCAGCGCCTTGACCGTTTGTATCAGGTTGATCAGGTGTTCGAGCCAGACCCCGTGATCGTCAACAGCCGCCCCCGGCGCGACCGCCATCA
This genomic window from Rhodospirillaceae bacterium contains:
- a CDS encoding 1-acyl-sn-glycerol-3-phosphate acyltransferase; the protein is MIFIRSVIFNILFFGISSLFCIIMVLSLPLPRTVLSHGFRYWMVLTMAILKVVVGLRIEVRGRENIPAGPALVVSKHQSAWDTGIFFMLLNDPSYVLKKQLLKIPFYGWMLKKGGMVAIDRDGGASTLKQMVRDSRAVIETGRPLVIFPEGTRSHPGEKLPYHPGVAAIYKQADVPVVPVALNSGLFWGRRSFAKKPGTIIIEFLPPLAQGLDRKTFMAELENAIEGNTNRLLTEAAQTRS
- a CDS encoding cell division protein, which produces MFTRRTDLQLERDSLGRFLPWLIAFMVYLSVLAFAGMLALDDIATRWDRGMSGSLTVQIAPAGGGGEKQVKAVLKVLNSTPGIATAKFLDQDKLMTLLEPWLGSDALGAELPLPRLVDVTLEDGANINIAALERRLMAVAPGAAVDDHGVWLEHLINLIQTVKALALAVLVFIVLATIATVIFATRTGLAIHHEAIEVLHLIGAQDSYIARQFASRALMLGLRGGIFGLLLALPTIWGIGTLARSLQAGLLPAFSLGPGHWAVLGGLPVVVALIAMISARLTVMRTLARML
- a CDS encoding YdcF family protein, whose protein sequence is MAGFQSQRRGGRLIRRLAELVVGVGLLWIAGMVRYADSIPLAVEEPGRQTDSIVVLTGGSGRLEEGLNLLQQNMAERLFISGVYQGVDVKTLFRLFQHNPQELEARIGIGTAVNTTGNATETALWIKAEGYKSMRLVTASYHMPRSLLEFHHAMPGIDIIAHPVFPEHVKVERWWAWPGTMGLIAREYNKFMFAWLRQAWEKLTAGKVTG